A genomic region of Prionailurus bengalensis isolate Pbe53 chromosome D1, Fcat_Pben_1.1_paternal_pri, whole genome shotgun sequence contains the following coding sequences:
- the EIF3F gene encoding eukaryotic translation initiation factor 3 subunit F isoform X1 encodes MATPAAPASASAATPAPAAAPAAAPPSVPVPSPTPASAPAPSPAPAPVPAPTPAPASSSDAAAAAATTAAPGQTSASAPAPAQTPAQSLPGPALPGPFPGGRVVRLHPVILASIVDSYERRNEGAARVIGTLLGTVDKHSVEVTNCFSVPHNESEDEVAVDMEFAKNMYELHKKVSPNELILGWYATGHDITEHSVLIHEYYSREAPNPIHLTVDTSLQNGRMSIKAYVSTLMGVPGRTMGVMFTPLTVKYAYYDTERIGVDLIMKTCFSPNRVIGLSSDLQQVGGASARIQDALSTVLQYAEDVLSGKVSADNTVGRFLMSLVNQVPKIVPDDFETMLNSNINDLLMVTYLANLTQSQIALNEKLVNL; translated from the exons ATGGCTACACCGGCAGCACCGGCGAGTGCGTCTGCCGCCACTCCAGCTCCAGCCGCAGCTCCAGCCGCGGCCCCACCCTCGGTCCCAGTCCCGTCCCCAACCCCAGCCTCAGCGCCAGCCCCGTCTCCTGCTCCAGCGCCGGTTCCGGCTCCAACGCCGGCTCCAGCCTCATCCTCAGACGCGGCGGCTGCAGCGGCTACGACCGCGGCTCCGGGCCAGACCTCGGCCTCAGCGCCGGCCCCAGCGCAGACCCCTGCGCAGTCACTGCCCGGTCCTGCTCTTCCAGGCCCCTTCCCCGGCGGCCGTGTGGTCCGGCTGCACCCGGTCATTTTGGCCTCCATCGTGGACAGCTACGAGCGACGCAATGAGGGCGCTGCCCGAGTTATCGGCACCCTGCTGG GCACCGTTGACAAGCATTCAGTGGAGGTCACTAACTGCTTTTCAGTGCCACACAACGAGTCAGAAGATGAG GTGGCTGTTGACATGGAATTCGCTAAGAACATGTATGAATTACACAAGAAAGTCTCTCCAAATGAGCTCATTCTGGGCTG GTATGCTACAGGCCATGACATTACAGAGCATTCTGTGCTGATCCATGAGTACTATAGCCGGGAAGCCCCCAACCCCATTCACCTCACCGTGGACACGAGCCTCCAGAATGGCCGCATGAGCATCAAGGCCTATGTCAG cacTTTAATGGGTGTCCCTGGGAGGACCATGGGGGTGATGTTCACACCTCTGACCGTGAAATACGCGTATTATGACACTGAACGCATTGGAG TTGACCTGATCATGAAGACCTGTTTTAGCCCCAACCGGGTGATCGGACTTTCAAGTGACTTGCAGCAAGTAGGAGGGGCATCGGCTCGCATCCAGGATGCCCTGAGCACAGTGTTGCAGTATGCAGAGGATGTGCTG TCTGGAAAGGTGTCTGCTGACAATACTGTGGGCCGcttcttgatgagtctggttaACCAAGTACCCAAGATTGTTCCTGATGACTTTGAGACCATGCTCAATAGCAACATCAAT
- the EIF3F gene encoding eukaryotic translation initiation factor 3 subunit F isoform X2: MATPAAPASASAATPAPAAAPAAAPPSVPVPSPTPASAPAPSPAPAPVPAPTPAPASSSDAAAAAATTAAPGQTSASAPAPAQTPAQSLPGPALPGPFPGGRVVRLHPVILASIVDSYERRNEGAARVIGTLLGTVDKHSVEVTNCFSVPHNESEDEVAVDMEFAKNMYELHKKVSPNELILGWYATGHDITEHSVLIHEYYSREAPNPIHLTVDTSLQNGRMSIKAYVSTLMGVPGRTMGVMFTPLTVKYAYYDTERIGVDLIMKTCFSPNRVIGLSSDLQQVGGASARIQDALSTVLQYAEDVLSGKVSADNTVGRFLMSLVNQVPKIVPDDFETMLNSNINELLILL, encoded by the exons ATGGCTACACCGGCAGCACCGGCGAGTGCGTCTGCCGCCACTCCAGCTCCAGCCGCAGCTCCAGCCGCGGCCCCACCCTCGGTCCCAGTCCCGTCCCCAACCCCAGCCTCAGCGCCAGCCCCGTCTCCTGCTCCAGCGCCGGTTCCGGCTCCAACGCCGGCTCCAGCCTCATCCTCAGACGCGGCGGCTGCAGCGGCTACGACCGCGGCTCCGGGCCAGACCTCGGCCTCAGCGCCGGCCCCAGCGCAGACCCCTGCGCAGTCACTGCCCGGTCCTGCTCTTCCAGGCCCCTTCCCCGGCGGCCGTGTGGTCCGGCTGCACCCGGTCATTTTGGCCTCCATCGTGGACAGCTACGAGCGACGCAATGAGGGCGCTGCCCGAGTTATCGGCACCCTGCTGG GCACCGTTGACAAGCATTCAGTGGAGGTCACTAACTGCTTTTCAGTGCCACACAACGAGTCAGAAGATGAG GTGGCTGTTGACATGGAATTCGCTAAGAACATGTATGAATTACACAAGAAAGTCTCTCCAAATGAGCTCATTCTGGGCTG GTATGCTACAGGCCATGACATTACAGAGCATTCTGTGCTGATCCATGAGTACTATAGCCGGGAAGCCCCCAACCCCATTCACCTCACCGTGGACACGAGCCTCCAGAATGGCCGCATGAGCATCAAGGCCTATGTCAG cacTTTAATGGGTGTCCCTGGGAGGACCATGGGGGTGATGTTCACACCTCTGACCGTGAAATACGCGTATTATGACACTGAACGCATTGGAG TTGACCTGATCATGAAGACCTGTTTTAGCCCCAACCGGGTGATCGGACTTTCAAGTGACTTGCAGCAAGTAGGAGGGGCATCGGCTCGCATCCAGGATGCCCTGAGCACAGTGTTGCAGTATGCAGAGGATGTGCTG TCTGGAAAGGTGTCTGCTGACAATACTGTGGGCCGcttcttgatgagtctggttaACCAAGTACCCAAGATTGTTCCTGATGACTTTGAGACCATGCTCAATAGCAACATCAAT GAACTGCTGATACTACTATGA